The following proteins are encoded in a genomic region of Rissa tridactyla isolate bRisTri1 chromosome 5, bRisTri1.patW.cur.20221130, whole genome shotgun sequence:
- the ADD1 gene encoding alpha-adducin isoform X14 has protein sequence MNGDSGVGVVTSPPPTTAPHKERYFDRVDENNPDYLRERNMAPDLRQDFNMMEQKKRVSMILQSPAFCEELESMIQEQFKKGKNPTGLLALQQIADFMTTNVPNVYPAAPQGGMAALNMSLGMVTPVNDLRGSDSIAYEKGEKLLRCKLAAFYRLADLFGWSQLIYNHITARVNSEQEHFLIVPFGLLYSEVTASSLVKINIQGDVVDRGSTNLGVNQAGFTLHSAIYAARPDVKCIVHIHTPAGAAVSAMKCGLLPISPEALSLGEVAYHDYHGILVDDEEKVVIQKNLGPKSKVLILRNHGLVSVGETVEEAFYYIHNLVLACEIQVRTLASAGGPDNLVLLDPGKYKAKSRSPESPAGEGTVSHPKWQIGEQEFEALMRMLDNLGYRTGYPYRCPALREKSKKYSDVEIPASVTGYSFTSDGESGTCSPLRHSFQKQQREKTRWLNSGRGDDASEEGQNGSSPKSKTKVWTNITHDHVKPLLQSLSSGVCVPSCITNCLWTKEDGHRTATSAVPNLFVPLNTNPKEVQEMRNKIREQNLQDIKTAGPQSQVLSGVVVDRSLVQDAPLSDCTESIEGLDLTEQAFSPAKSLSVRKGELVTASKAIIEKEYQPKVIVSTTGPNPFNKLTDRELEEYRKEVERKQKGPEV, from the exons ATGAATGGTGATTCTGGTGTGGGGGTGGTGACTTCACCACCTCCAACAACAGCCCCTCATAAAGAGAGGTATTTTGATCGGGTTGATGAAAATAATCCAGATTATTTGAGAGAGAGGAATATGGCACCTGATCTTCGCCAGGATTTTAACATGATGGAACAGAAGAAGAGAGTCTCCATGATTCTTCAAAGccca GCTTTTTGTGAAGAACTGGAATCTATGATCCAGGAACAGTTTAAGAAGGGGAAGAACCCAACAGGTTTATTGGCTTTACAGCAGATTGCAGATTTCATGACAACAAACGTACCAAATGTCTACCCTGCAGCACCACAAGGCGGAATGGCTGCATTAAACATGA GTCTTGGCATGGTGACACCGGTGAATGATCTGAGAGGATCCGATTCGATTGCTTATGAGAAAGGGGAGAAGTTGTTACGATGTAAATTGGCGGCTTTCTACAGATTAGCAGATCTCTTTGGCTGGTCTCAGCTTATTTACAATCATATAACA GCCAGAGTAAATTCTGAGCAGGAGCACTTCCTCATTGTACCATTTGGACTCCTCTATAGTGAAGTTACTGCATCTAGTCTG GTTAAAATCAATATTCAGGGAGATGTAGTTGATCGTGGAAGCACTAATTTGGGAGTAAACCAAGCTGGTTTTACTTTGCACTCTGCAATTTATGCAGCTCGACCTGATGTTAAATGCATTGTTCATATTCATACGCCAGCAGGGGCAGCG GTTTCTGCAATGAAGTGTGGTCTCTTGCCAATTTCACCTGAAGCACTTTCTCTTGGGGAAGTAGCTTATCATGACTATCATGGTATTTTAGTGGATGATGAAGAAAAGGTGGTTATTCAGAAAAATTTGGGGCCTAAAAGCAAG GTCCTTATTCTCAGAAACCACGGCTTAGTCTCCGTTGGAGAGACTGTGGAGGAGGCTTTCTACTATATTCATAATCTAGTGCTTGCCTGTGAGATTCAA gtacgCACCCTGGCCAGTGCAGGCGGACCTGACAATTTAGTGCTTTTAGATCCTGGAAAGTATAAAGCCAAGTCTCGTTCCCCTGAGTCTCCAGCAGGTGAGGGTACTGTATCCCATCCAAAATGGCAGATTGGCGAACAGGAATTTGAAGCTCTGATGCGAATGCTTGATAATCTG GGCTACAGAACCGGCTATCCGTATCGATGCCCTGCTCTGAGAGAGAAATCTAAAAAGTACAGCGATGTTGAGATTCCAGCTAGTGTCACAGGTTACTCCTTTACTAGTGATGGCGAATCAGGCACTTGCTCCCCCCTCAGACACAGTTTTCAGAAACAGCAGCGAGAGAAGACAAGGTGGCTGAACTCTGGCCGAGGGGATGATGCTTCTGAAGAAGGGCAGAATGGCAGCAGTCCCAAGTCGAAGACTAAGGTGTGGACGAACATTACACACGATCACGTGAAACCCTTGCTGCAGTCTCTCTCGTCCGGTGTCTGCGTGCCAAGCTGTATTACCAACTGCTTG TGGACTAAAGAGGATGGACATAGAACTGCCACCTCTGCCGTCCCTAACCTGTTTGTTCCATTGAACACCAATCCAAAGGAGGTCCAAGAAATGAGGAACAAG ATCCGAGAGCAAAATCTACAAGATATTAAAACCGCAGGCCCTCAATCACAGGTTCTTTCAGGGGTAGTTGTGGACAGGAGTCTTGTACAG GATGCTCCCCTCTCAGACTGTACGGAATCTATTGAAGGGCTCGATCTCACAGAGCAGGCCTTTAGTCCCGCTAAATCTCTGTCTGTTAGAAAG GGAGAACTGGTGACTGCGTCAAAGGCAATAATTGAGAAAGAATATCAACCAAAAGTCATAGTGAGCACAACAGGACCAAATCCCTTCAATAAACTCACCGATCGAGAACTGGAAGAATATCGCAAAGAAgtagaaagaaagcagaagggacCAGAAG tgtga